From Streptomyces sp. SAI-135:
TGGTCCAGCGCTCTCGCGGCACGGGCCGGCGGGCCGGGCAGGGTGGCGGGCAGACGAGCCGTCAGACGGGCCGGGACGTGCGCGGATCTGCGGGCCGTCGTGACGATGACGCAGCCCCGGGCCTTCAGTTCGGCGCGGGGATCGGCGGGGGACTCCACCAGGAGGTGGCCGCCGGGGCGCAGGACGGCGAGGGCCGCGGCGAGTTCGGCGGGGTCCGCGTGCGGGTTCAGCAGGCTCACCACGTCGTAGCGGGCGCGCAGGCGGGTGGCGATCGGCGGGTCCGTCAGACGGCCCAGGTAGCCCTCCTCCAGGCGCTCGACCGCCTGGGCGTGCAGGACGCGGGGGGTGGTGTCCAGGCCGTCGAAGGCCGTGTAGGGGAAGAACGCTCTGGCCACCTCCGGGAAGTCGGCGTCGCCCGTGTCCACGTCCAGCCAGCTCTCGGGTTCGGGGAACGGCAGCATCGCGCGGGCGGTGGAGCGAAGGCGCCGTACGGAAGGGGTGGTTGGTGCGGGCATGGGACCTCCCGGTGACGCACGGCAATTCGTTCCAAAACGGAACGTATGGGATCCCTCTCCCGGGTGCAATGACGTCCTGGCCCCGTGGCGCCCCCGTGTTCGATCAGGGCCGGTACTGTTCGGCGAATGAGCTCGCTTAATCTCGACGACTTCTCCGATCTGATCGAGCGCCCCGACGGCGGGGTGCGCCGCGACGCCGAGGCGCGCCGGGAGCGTCAGATCGTGCCGCCCGGGGCCTTGGGCCGCCTCGACGACCTGGGCGAGTGGCTGGCCGCGGCGCAGTCGGCCGTACCGGTACGGCCGGTCGAACGGCCGCGGGTGGTGCTGTTCGCCGGTGACCACGGGATCGCCGAACTGGGCGTCTCGGGGCGGGCCGCGGGCAGCGCCTCGGAGCTGGTGCGGGAGGTCCTGGAGGGCGGTCGTCCGGTGTCGGTCCTCGCGCGGCGCCTCGGGGTGCCGGTGCGGATCGTCGACATGGCGCTGGACTGCGATCCGGCCGAGCTGCCCGAGGACGTCGTACGGCACCGGGTGCGGCGCGGCAGCGGTCGCATCGACGTCGAGGACGCGCTGACCCCCGCGGAGGCGGAGGCCGCCTTCCGGGCCGGGATGGCGGTGGCCGACGAGGAGGCCGACTCCGGTACGGATCTCGTGGTGCTCGGCGATGTGAGCGTGGGCGGGACCACGGCGGCCGGGGTGCTGGTCGCCGCACTGTGCGGCACCGACGCATCCGTCGTGACCGGGCGCGGCGGGACCGGGATCGACGACCTGGCGTGGATGCGCAAGTGCGCGGCGATCCGGGACGCGCTGCGGCGGGCCCGGCCGGTGCTCGGGGACCAGTTGCAGCTGCTGGCGGCGGTGGGCGGGGCCGACCTCGCGGCCATCACCGGGTTCCTCCTGCAGAGCGCGGTGCGCAAGCTGCCCGTCGTGCTGGACGGCGTGGTCGTGGCCGCCTGCGCGCTGGTGGGCCAGCGGATCGCGTTCCGGGCGCCGGACTGGTGGCTGGCCGGGCAGAACAGCGGTGAGCCGGGGCAGACGAAGGCGCTGGACCGGATGGCCCTGGAACCGCTGCTCGACCACGGGGTGACGGTCGGGGAGGGTGCGGGCGGACTCCTCGCGCTGCCGCTGGTGCAGGCCGCGGCCGCGCTGGCCGCCGAGCTGCCGGAGCGGCCCGCCGTCTCCTCCGACGAGCCGGCGGAGAAGGCGGAGTAGGGGGTTCGGCCGGTCGGGCACCGCCGGGATGCGCCGTCGTGGCTGAGCGCCGCCGCGGCCCGGAAGAGGGGCATGATCCCTTTTCATGGGAGATGTCCTGAACTCCGGTACCGGTCGACCGTCCACCACCACCTCGCGGCGGGCCGCCGGTTTCGCCGTCTGGTATCTGCGGGTCGTCGCGTTCGTCAACTTCCTCAGCGCGGTGTGGGTGTCGCTGGGGCAGGACGTGCGGCGGCACAACCAGCAGGACTACTTCACGCCGTACCTGCTCACGGCGGGCTTCGCCTCCGGGGTGTTCACGGCCTTCCTCGCCATCACCATGCGGCGGCGCAAGCGGGCGGCGTGGATCCTGAACCTGGTGCTGTCGGGGGCGTTCCTCGCGCTGTTCGTCCTCGCGATGGCGTTCCCGGAGATCCGGCGGTACGCGCAGAACTGGATCTCCCTGTTCCTCACCGCCGCCTTCGTGGCGGCCCTGCTGGCCGGGCGGCGGGAGTTCTACGCCAAGGGCGACCGGTCCAACCCGCGGCTCGCGGCCGCCGTGGCCGTGGGCGGACTGCTGGTGTGCTCCCTGCTGGCCGCGCTCCTGGTGACCGTCACCAACACGGCCTCGCGGTCCTCGTCCTTCGGGCAGCGCTGGTGGTACGGCACGCTGCGGCTGGTGTCGGTCGCCGCCGACGACTCCCGCTTCGACGGGATCCTGACCCCGAACTGGGTCAACGTCGCCATCAACGTGCTCAGCACGGTCCTCGTCCTCGCCGTCCTCTACGCCGCCTTCCGCTCCCGGCGCGCGGTCGACCCGCTCACCGAGGACGACGAGCGGCGCCTGCGGGAGCTTCTGGACAAGCACGGCGAGCGGGACTCGCTCGGGTACTTCGCGCTGCGCAGGGAGAAGAGCGTGGTGTGGTCGCCGACCGGCAAGGCGGCCGTGACCTACCGGGTCGTCAGCGGGGTCTCGCTGGCCTCCGGTGACCCGATCGGCGACCCGGAGGCCTGGCCCGGGGCGATCGAACCGTGGCTGGCGGAGGCGCGGGCGCACGGGTGGCTGCCGGCGGTGATGGGCGCGGGCGAGGACGCGGGGACGGTGTACGCGCGGCACGGCCTGAACGCGCTGGAACTGGGTGACGAGGCGATCGTCGAGGTCGCCGAGTTCACGCTGGAGGGGCGGGCGATGCGGACCGTCCGGCAGGCGTACAACCGGGTTCGGCGGGCCGGGTACACGGTACGGATCCGGCGTCACGAGGACATCCCCGCCGAGGAGATGGAAGCGCTCGTGCGGCGGGCCGACGACTGGCGGGACGGGGCCACCGAGCGCGGGTTCAGCATGGCCCTTGGACGGCTCGGGGATCCGGAGGACGGCCGGTGCGTGGCGCTGGAGTGCTCCGATGCCGAGGGGGAGCTGAAGGCGGTGCTCTCCTTCGTGCCGTGGGGGCCGCACGGGCTCTCCCTCGACCTCATGCGCCGGGACCGCGACGCGGACAACGGCCTCATGGAGTTCATGGTCATCGAGCTGCTGAACCGGGCCCGGGAGATCGAGATCACCCAGGTCTCGCTCAACTTCGCGATGTTCCGCTCGGTCTTCGAACGTGGTGCACGTCTTGGCGCCGGGCCGGTGCTGCGGCTGTGGCGGTCGCTGCTCAGCTTCTTCTCCCGCTGGTGGCAGATCGAGTCCCTGTACCGGGCCAACGCCAAGTACCGGCCCATCTGGGAGCCGCGGTTCCTGCTCTTCGAGAAGAGCGCGGACCTGCCGCGCATCGGCATCGCCTCGGCGCGCGCGGAGGGGTTCCTGGAGGTGCCGGGGCTGCCGGGCTGGCTGCGGCGCCGGGAGCACCTCAGTACGCACAGATGAGGACCAGGGGATGAAGAGGGTCGCCCGATGGGCCCGCGCGGAGTGGGGGCCGCTGTACGACACCGTGCGCGGCCCGTTGCTCCGGAAGGGGTGGCGGGCGGCCCCCCTGGCCCTGCTGGCCGTGTGCCTGACGGCGGTCCTGCACTTCGTGCACAACCGGTCGTGGGGGTACGGCTTCGTCCAGGACGTCGGTGCCGTGCGCGCCGCGGACCCGCTCTGGCTTGCCCTGCTCCGCACTCCCCTGTCCCTGTTCGTGCCCGCCCTGGACCTGCCGGTGTGGGGCGCGCTGGCACAGATCCTGCTCGTGTTCGGGATCGCGGAGATCTGTCTGGGCCGCCTGCGGACGCTCACGCTGGCGTACGCGGCCACGCTCGCCGGGACGCTGTACGCGCGCGTGGGCATCTGGCTGGGCCCCGACAGTCCGCTCGGCCTGCCCGCCTCGGACGCGCACGTCGTCGACACCGGCCCGTCGGCGGCGGTGGTGGGCCTCGCCGTCTTCCTGTGCCTGCGCCACGGCGCCCGGGTCACCGCGGCCGCCGTGATCGCGGCGATGGTGATCGAGGTCCTGGTGAAGGAGAACCTCGCCGGCAAGGAACACGTGGCGGCGATCGCGACGATGCTCGCCCTGTACGCCTTCTCGGCGGCCCGCCGCCTGCACTCCGGCCAGCGGGCCGGGACCGGCACCGGAAGCCCCCCGCCGCGCCCCTGACACCGCCTCACCCGACCACCGCGGTTGCCCCCTCCCCTGACGGGCCCCATGGGTCGGAGAGACTGTCACGCCCACGATCGGCCGGTGTCTGCGCCCCCCTCAGCGGCCGAGTGGTCGTACCGGGTCCGGTTTGCCGGCGATCAGGTCCTGGAACCTGCGGCGGGGACCCGACCAGCGTTTGTCGTGGCGGTAGGCGCGCAGCAGGGCCCGGGCCCTGGCGCGGGGGCGGCGGGTGTAGAAGCGGCGGGCCCAGGGGGAGCCGGGGCGGGCCAGACGGATCAGGCCGATGAGTCCGACGAGCGGGACGATCACGCTGAAGATCGCCATGCGGGCCTTGCCCTTGAGCAGGACGAGCATCGCGAAGAGGAAGTTGACCACCACACTGGAGATGACACCGCCGCGGTCCTGCGCCTCGTCCTGGGTCACGTCGTCGACACCGAACGGCGAGAACCCCGCGAGCACCAGACCGACCAGCGCCACGGTGAGGACGACGACCTCGACGCTCTTGCGGCCCTCCTCGCTCCAGTACACGTCGTCGAGGTGCAGGATCAGCGCGAACTCGTCCAGCACCAGACCCGCGCCCGTCCCGAAGACCACCGCGCACAGCCCCGCCCCGAAACCGTGCCGCCCACTGGCCACCGCGCCGAAGCCGCCGATGACGGTGAGGACCACCCCCGGCACCACGTGGTGGATGTGCACGCCGCCGGAACTGACGTTGCCGAAGGGGCCCTTGCCCGCCCGGATGAGCCGGGTGACCACCCGGGTGATCAGGAAGGTCAGCACGAACGCGGTCAGGGCGAGGAGCAGCGGCAGCTTCCCGGGTTCGACGATGTTGCGGTGCAGCCAGTGGCCCATGGGCCCAGTGTCCGGGCGCGGGGGACGGGCCGCCCGGCGGCTGCGGCGTCCGGGCTACCCTGCCGACGTGTCCATGACCCCGCCCCCGCTCGACGGCCTCCGCTTCGCCTTCGGCACGCTCAGCGTGCTCCCCGTGAGGGTGACCCGCTGGGACCGGGAGGCGGCACGCGGCGGAATGCTGTGCGCTCCGCTGGTCGGGGTGGCCCTGGGGTGCGCGTCGGCGGCGGTGGGCCTCCTGCTCCTGGCCCTGGGCGGCTCCGCCCTGCTCGCCGCGGTCGCCGGCGTGGCCGTGCCGGCGGTCCTGACCCGGGGCCTGCACCTCGACGGCCTCGCGGACACCGCCGACGGCCTGGGCAGCGGCAAGCCCGCCGAGGACGCCCTGCGGATCATGAAACAGTCGGACATCGGCCCGTTCGGCGTGATCGCCCTCGTCCTCGTGCTCCTCGCCCAGGTGGCCGCCCTGTCGCAGACGTACGGCGACTCGTGGGCCCGGGGTGCGGCGGCGGCCGTGATCTCGGCGACCGCCGCACGCCTGGCCCTGACACTCGCGGCCCGTACCGGAGTCCCGCCGGCCCGGCCGGAGGGGCTCGGGGCCGCGGTGGCGGGGGTCGTCCCGGTCCGCGGCGCGGTACTGGCGGCCGCGATCGTGACGCTGGGGGCGGCCGGGACGGGGGCGCTCCTCGGGTCGTACGACGTCGTCCGCGCGGTGCTCGCCGTCGCCGCGGCCGTGGGGGTGGCCGAGCTTCTCCTGCGCCACTGCACGCGCCGCTTCGGCGGGGTGACCGGGGACGTGTTCGGAGGGCTGGCGGAGACGGCGGCGACCACCGCGCTGGTGGTGCTGTCGATGAACTTCTAGCAGGCCTCGCGCCACACCCCGAGTTCGTACTTCTTCAGCATCGAGCTCAGCTTCAGCCGTCGGGACTCGGCGCAGAAGCGGCTGGTGGGGAGTTCGTACTCGACGTGGAAGACCGCCTTGCCGGCCTTGATGAACGGCCGCATGTCCCCGCACTCGCCGTACTGCGCGCACTGCTCGTTGACCGCGAAGTCGAAGTCACCCACCAGTTGCGGGATCTGGTCGAGGTCGTTCTTCAGGCCGACCGACATGCCCCGCTCGTGGGCCAGCTTCGCGATCAGCCGGTTGTAGCGCAGCTGGTCGGCCGCCGTGAGCTCGAAGCCCGTGCGGTTCTTGTAGCCGTCCATGTTGTCCGGCTCCACCGCGTCGAAGCCCTTGTCGCGGCACATGTCGAAACGTTCCGCCATCAGGGGTTCGAGGACGTCCGTGGCGCGGATGTCGAGCCAGCGTTCGCCCTCCCAGCCGTTGCCGCGTCCGATCACCGACTCGGGGAACGCGTCGGCGTCGGGCCGCCAGTCCTCCCAGGCGCCGGTGGAGAGGTAGCAGATGACCTTGCGGCCCTTGTCGTGCAGGGTGGACACCACCGCCGCGGACTGGTCGAAGCCGTCGATGTCGTAGACCGGCGCGTCGACGGAGGTGTCGACCCGGCCGGTCAGCTGCCACTGCCAGGCGGTGCCGGGGCGGGGCTGCCAGCGGGAGTCACCGGTCTCGGAGTCGGTGGTGGCCGAGCACCCCGCTGTCAGCAGGAGCAGGGCGACGAGAAGGAAAGGGCGCTTCAAGGGACGGGCTCCAGGGCATGCGGAATGATCGGCGGCCGACCCGAGCGTAGGCTCTTCCCGGGTGGTCGCCGACAGGGGTGAAGGCCCCGATCGGGATCCGCATTCGGACACGAAATAGGGTCGGCCGTCGGGCCCGGTCGACCCACCCTCTCGACGCAAGCAACTTCACATCGGAAGCGAGAATTCACCACCGTGACTGCTCTCACTCTCAGCACCTCCGCGGCGCCCGGCCTGCGGGCCGACGCAATCGTGATCGGTGTCGCCAAGGGCGCGAAGGGCCCGATCGTGGCACCGGGCGCCGAGGCCGTGGACAAGGCCTACGACGGCGGGCTCGCCGGTGTCCTGGACACCCTCGGTGCCTCCGGCGCCGAGGGCGAGGTGACGAAGCTG
This genomic window contains:
- a CDS encoding MarR family transcriptional regulator, translating into MPAPTTPSVRRLRSTARAMLPFPEPESWLDVDTGDADFPEVARAFFPYTAFDGLDTTPRVLHAQAVERLEEGYLGRLTDPPIATRLRARYDVVSLLNPHADPAELAAALAVLRPGGHLLVESPADPRAELKARGCVIVTTARRSAHVPARLTARLPATLPGPPARAARALDHALALLLAGTRLAKAYRVIARKRPSAP
- the cobT gene encoding nicotinate-nucleotide--dimethylbenzimidazole phosphoribosyltransferase yields the protein MSSLNLDDFSDLIERPDGGVRRDAEARRERQIVPPGALGRLDDLGEWLAAAQSAVPVRPVERPRVVLFAGDHGIAELGVSGRAAGSASELVREVLEGGRPVSVLARRLGVPVRIVDMALDCDPAELPEDVVRHRVRRGSGRIDVEDALTPAEAEAAFRAGMAVADEEADSGTDLVVLGDVSVGGTTAAGVLVAALCGTDASVVTGRGGTGIDDLAWMRKCAAIRDALRRARPVLGDQLQLLAAVGGADLAAITGFLLQSAVRKLPVVLDGVVVAACALVGQRIAFRAPDWWLAGQNSGEPGQTKALDRMALEPLLDHGVTVGEGAGGLLALPLVQAAAALAAELPERPAVSSDEPAEKAE
- a CDS encoding phosphatidylglycerol lysyltransferase domain-containing protein is translated as MGDVLNSGTGRPSTTTSRRAAGFAVWYLRVVAFVNFLSAVWVSLGQDVRRHNQQDYFTPYLLTAGFASGVFTAFLAITMRRRKRAAWILNLVLSGAFLALFVLAMAFPEIRRYAQNWISLFLTAAFVAALLAGRREFYAKGDRSNPRLAAAVAVGGLLVCSLLAALLVTVTNTASRSSSFGQRWWYGTLRLVSVAADDSRFDGILTPNWVNVAINVLSTVLVLAVLYAAFRSRRAVDPLTEDDERRLRELLDKHGERDSLGYFALRREKSVVWSPTGKAAVTYRVVSGVSLASGDPIGDPEAWPGAIEPWLAEARAHGWLPAVMGAGEDAGTVYARHGLNALELGDEAIVEVAEFTLEGRAMRTVRQAYNRVRRAGYTVRIRRHEDIPAEEMEALVRRADDWRDGATERGFSMALGRLGDPEDGRCVALECSDAEGELKAVLSFVPWGPHGLSLDLMRRDRDADNGLMEFMVIELLNRAREIEITQVSLNFAMFRSVFERGARLGAGPVLRLWRSLLSFFSRWWQIESLYRANAKYRPIWEPRFLLFEKSADLPRIGIASARAEGFLEVPGLPGWLRRREHLSTHR
- a CDS encoding adenosylcobinamide-GDP ribazoletransferase, with the protein product MTPPPLDGLRFAFGTLSVLPVRVTRWDREAARGGMLCAPLVGVALGCASAAVGLLLLALGGSALLAAVAGVAVPAVLTRGLHLDGLADTADGLGSGKPAEDALRIMKQSDIGPFGVIALVLVLLAQVAALSQTYGDSWARGAAAAVISATAARLALTLAARTGVPPARPEGLGAAVAGVVPVRGAVLAAAIVTLGAAGTGALLGSYDVVRAVLAVAAAVGVAELLLRHCTRRFGGVTGDVFGGLAETAATTALVVLSMNF
- a CDS encoding endo alpha-1,4 polygalactosaminidase; this encodes MKRPFLLVALLLLTAGCSATTDSETGDSRWQPRPGTAWQWQLTGRVDTSVDAPVYDIDGFDQSAAVVSTLHDKGRKVICYLSTGAWEDWRPDADAFPESVIGRGNGWEGERWLDIRATDVLEPLMAERFDMCRDKGFDAVEPDNMDGYKNRTGFELTAADQLRYNRLIAKLAHERGMSVGLKNDLDQIPQLVGDFDFAVNEQCAQYGECGDMRPFIKAGKAVFHVEYELPTSRFCAESRRLKLSSMLKKYELGVWREAC